From Pandoraea vervacti, the proteins below share one genomic window:
- a CDS encoding helicase HerA-like domain-containing protein gives MGNRHGLITGATGTGKTVTLQVMAQAFSDIGVPVFLADVKGDLTGITQPGVETPKLKERIANLGFDTPDWHGSPATLWDVFGEQGHPVRATVSDLGPLLLARLLGLNETQTGVLNLVFKIADDNGLLLLDSKDLRAMLQHVGDNASTFTTQYGNISAASVGAIQRGLLTLEQQGADKFFGEPMLNIEDFMQTDAQGRGVVNILAADKLLAAPRIYATFLLWLLAELFERLPEVGDPDKPKLVFFFDEAHLLFNEAPKPLLERIEQMVRLIRSKGVGVYFVTQNPVDVPDTVLGQLGNRVQHALRAYSPRDQKAVKVAAQTMRANPSLDIETVIGELGVGEALVSLLDEKGRPAVTERAYVSPPASRIGPITSQERAALIAASLVAGVYEKAVDRESAYEKLVGRTQARQSDGSVAPDGGAATSAPGGGASGGTSTGTSGGGLLDALGGLLGGKGGSRSKDTPVEAMVKSTMRTVGSQLGREIVRGVLGSILGGNRRR, from the coding sequence ATGGGCAACCGCCATGGGCTCATTACCGGCGCGACCGGCACCGGCAAGACCGTGACGCTCCAGGTCATGGCACAGGCGTTCTCCGACATCGGCGTGCCCGTATTCCTCGCGGACGTCAAAGGCGACCTGACCGGCATTACGCAGCCGGGCGTGGAGACGCCCAAGCTCAAGGAGCGCATCGCCAATCTCGGCTTCGATACGCCCGACTGGCATGGCAGCCCGGCCACGCTCTGGGACGTCTTCGGCGAGCAGGGCCACCCGGTGCGCGCCACGGTCTCGGACCTCGGACCGCTGCTGCTGGCCCGCCTGCTCGGCTTGAACGAGACGCAGACCGGGGTGCTCAATCTCGTCTTCAAGATCGCCGACGACAACGGCCTGCTGTTGCTCGACAGCAAGGACCTTCGCGCGATGCTCCAGCACGTGGGCGATAACGCATCGACCTTCACGACGCAGTACGGCAACATCTCGGCGGCCTCGGTCGGCGCGATCCAGCGCGGGCTGCTCACGCTGGAGCAGCAAGGCGCCGACAAGTTCTTCGGCGAGCCGATGCTCAACATCGAAGACTTCATGCAGACGGACGCGCAGGGGCGTGGCGTCGTCAACATCCTGGCGGCCGACAAACTGCTGGCGGCGCCACGCATCTACGCCACCTTCCTGCTCTGGCTGCTGGCGGAATTGTTCGAGCGCCTGCCGGAAGTCGGCGATCCGGACAAGCCGAAGCTCGTCTTTTTCTTCGATGAGGCGCACCTGCTGTTCAACGAGGCGCCCAAGCCGTTGCTCGAACGCATCGAGCAGATGGTTCGTTTAATTCGCTCCAAGGGCGTTGGCGTGTATTTCGTCACTCAAAATCCGGTCGACGTGCCGGACACGGTGCTCGGCCAGTTGGGCAACCGCGTGCAGCACGCCCTGCGGGCCTACTCGCCACGCGACCAGAAGGCGGTGAAGGTGGCCGCCCAGACCATGCGTGCGAATCCGTCGCTCGATATCGAGACGGTCATCGGTGAGTTGGGCGTGGGCGAGGCGCTGGTGTCGCTGCTCGACGAGAAAGGGCGTCCTGCGGTGACCGAACGCGCGTATGTCTCGCCGCCTGCGTCGCGCATCGGGCCGATCACATCGCAGGAACGCGCTGCGTTGATCGCGGCGTCGCTGGTCGCGGGCGTGTACGAGAAGGCGGTCGACCGCGAATCAGCCTATGAAAAGCTCGTCGGACGCACGCAGGCACGGCAATCGGACGGTTCGGTCGCGCCTGACGGCGGTGCGGCCACGTCCGCGCCGGGCGGTGGTGCATCCGGTGGAACCTCAACCGGCACATCGGGCGGCGGCTTGCTCGACGCGCTGGGCGGGCTGCTGGGAGGCAAGGGCGGATCGCGCAGCAAGGACACCCCCGTAGAAGCCATGGTCAAGAGCACGATGCGCACGGTCGGCAGCCAGTTGGGGCGCGAGATCGTTCGCGGCGTGCTGGGCAGTATTCTGGGCGGCAACCGGCGCAGGTAA
- the upp gene encoding uracil phosphoribosyltransferase, whose translation MKQDTRFPNLFICDHPLIQHKLSHMRDKETSTRTFRGLLREITLLMGYEITRDLPLTTERIDTPMVEMDAPVIAGKKLAIVPVLRAGVGMSDGLLDLVPSARVGHIGVYRDEQHRPVEYLVRLPDVNDRRFILCDPMVATGYSAVHAVDVLVKRGVAEENIAFLALVAAPEGVKVLHDAHPGVKLYVASLDERLDDHAYIIPGLGDAGDRLFGTKN comes from the coding sequence ATGAAACAAGACACCCGCTTCCCGAATCTCTTCATCTGCGATCATCCCCTGATCCAGCACAAGCTCTCGCACATGCGCGACAAGGAAACGTCGACGCGCACGTTTCGCGGCCTGTTGCGCGAAATCACGCTGCTCATGGGCTACGAGATCACGCGCGATCTGCCGCTCACGACCGAGCGCATCGATACGCCGATGGTGGAAATGGATGCCCCCGTCATCGCCGGCAAGAAGCTCGCCATCGTGCCGGTGCTGCGCGCCGGCGTGGGCATGAGCGACGGTCTGCTCGATCTGGTGCCCTCGGCACGTGTGGGCCACATCGGCGTGTATCGCGACGAACAGCACCGCCCGGTGGAATATCTCGTGCGTCTGCCCGATGTGAACGATCGCCGCTTCATTCTGTGCGACCCGATGGTGGCGACCGGTTATTCGGCCGTCCATGCCGTGGACGTGCTGGTCAAACGCGGCGTGGCCGAGGAGAACATTGCATTTCTCGCGCTGGTGGCCGCGCCGGAAGGCGTGAAGGTGTTGCACGACGCCCACCCGGGCGTGAAGTTGTACGTCGCGTCGCTCGATGAGCGTCTGGACGATCACGCTTACATCATCCCGGGTCTTGGCGACGCAGGCGACCGGCTGTTCGGCACCAAGAACTGA
- a CDS encoding YebC/PmpR family DNA-binding transcriptional regulator produces the protein MAGHSKWANIKHKKAAADAKRGKVWTRLIKEITVAARLGGGDADSNPRLRLAVEKAADANMPKDNVKRAIDRGVGGLDGANYEEIRYEGYGINGAAVIVDTMTDNRVRTVAEVRHAFSKFGGNMGTDGSVAFLFTHCGQFLFSPETPEDKLMEVALDAGADDVITNDDGSFEVVCPPNDFQAVKDKLEAAGLKAEVAEVTMKPQTEVVFTGDDAVKMQKLLDALENLDDVQDVFTNAVIEE, from the coding sequence ATGGCGGGTCATAGCAAATGGGCCAACATCAAGCACAAGAAGGCAGCGGCAGATGCCAAGCGCGGTAAAGTCTGGACACGTCTGATCAAGGAAATCACGGTCGCGGCCCGTCTGGGCGGGGGTGACGCCGACAGCAACCCGCGCCTGCGTCTGGCCGTGGAAAAGGCCGCCGACGCCAACATGCCCAAGGACAACGTCAAGCGCGCGATCGATCGCGGCGTGGGCGGTCTGGACGGGGCGAACTACGAAGAGATCCGCTACGAAGGCTATGGCATCAACGGCGCTGCGGTGATCGTCGACACCATGACGGACAACCGTGTTCGCACGGTGGCGGAAGTGCGCCATGCCTTCTCGAAGTTCGGCGGCAACATGGGCACCGACGGCTCGGTGGCATTCCTCTTCACGCATTGCGGCCAGTTCCTGTTCTCGCCGGAAACCCCGGAAGACAAGCTGATGGAAGTGGCGCTCGACGCCGGCGCCGACGACGTCATCACGAACGACGACGGCAGTTTCGAGGTCGTCTGCCCACCCAACGATTTCCAGGCGGTGAAGGACAAGCTCGAAGCGGCGGGTCTGAAGGCCGAAGTCGCGGAAGTCACGATGAAGCCGCAAACCGAAGTGGTCTTCACCGGCGATGACGCCGTGAAGATGCAAAAGCTGCTCGACGCGCTCGAAAACCTCGACGACGTGCAGGACGTATTCACCAACGCCGTCATCGAGGAATAA
- a CDS encoding SDR family oxidoreductase, translated as MDLGIKGRTALVCGASKGLGRACAQALAEAGVNVVIVARTVGALEAAASEIRTATGVKVSAVACDITTPEGRAQALAACPQPDILVTNAGGPPPGDFRDWQRDDWIRALDANMLTPIELIKATVDGMISRGFGRIVNITSSAVKAPIDILGLSNGARSGLTGFVAGIARTTVANNVTINNLLPGAFDTDRLNATMQASAAKAGQSVEDARGQRAAAIPARRFGQPEEFGATCAFLSSAKAGYITGQNVLIDGGAYPGTF; from the coding sequence ATGGATCTGGGTATCAAGGGCCGCACCGCGCTGGTGTGCGGTGCGAGCAAGGGGCTGGGGCGTGCCTGTGCTCAGGCGCTGGCCGAGGCGGGCGTCAACGTCGTGATCGTCGCGCGCACGGTCGGCGCGCTCGAGGCCGCCGCCAGCGAGATCCGCACTGCCACGGGGGTGAAAGTCAGCGCCGTGGCCTGCGACATCACCACACCGGAAGGCCGCGCGCAGGCGCTTGCCGCGTGCCCGCAACCGGACATCCTTGTGACGAACGCAGGCGGTCCGCCGCCGGGCGACTTCCGCGACTGGCAGCGAGACGACTGGATCCGCGCGCTCGACGCCAACATGCTGACCCCCATCGAGCTGATCAAGGCCACCGTGGACGGCATGATCTCCCGGGGCTTCGGACGGATCGTGAACATCACGTCCTCGGCCGTGAAGGCCCCCATCGACATTCTGGGATTGTCCAATGGCGCCCGTTCGGGCCTGACCGGTTTCGTCGCGGGCATTGCACGCACGACCGTGGCGAACAACGTGACCATCAACAATCTTCTGCCGGGCGCGTTCGACACTGATCGGTTGAACGCGACCATGCAGGCGTCTGCGGCGAAGGCGGGCCAGAGCGTCGAAGACGCGCGCGGCCAGCGCGCCGCGGCAATTCCCGCGCGCCGCTTCGGGCAGCCGGAAGAATTCGGCGCGACCTGCGCCTTCCTTTCCAGCGCGAAGGCAGGCTACATCACCGGGCAGAACGTTCTCATTGACGGCGGCGCTTACCCGGGCACGTTCTGA
- a CDS encoding DMT family transporter: MSPKSSLEPVRTGVAHDPLWLRAAPLIFLFLWSVGFTVAKIGLDYADPLTFLALRYGLVLVLLAPLAIVMRPPLPKTAAAWGHLVVIGLLIQALYFSMTYLSLRLGVSAGSVALITSLQPILVALAVPHLVGERVSGMNWLGLGLGLAGAALVIVARSAVEATSALGLLLTFVALGAITCGTLYEKRFGLGQHPITSNLVQYAVGFAATLPLAWWLEPMHVDWTWQLGLTLVYLVIGNSIVAISLLLAMIRRGEASRVSALFFLVPPAAALAAWLMVGEHMPPLAWGGMALAAIGVAMATRRKGA; encoded by the coding sequence ATGTCCCCGAAATCTTCGCTGGAGCCGGTGCGCACCGGTGTTGCTCACGATCCGCTATGGCTGCGCGCTGCGCCGCTCATCTTCCTGTTCCTGTGGTCGGTCGGCTTCACCGTCGCCAAGATCGGTCTGGACTATGCCGATCCGCTGACCTTCCTGGCGTTGCGCTATGGCCTCGTGCTCGTGCTGCTCGCGCCGCTGGCGATCGTCATGCGTCCCCCGCTGCCGAAGACGGCGGCTGCATGGGGGCATCTCGTCGTGATCGGTCTGCTGATTCAGGCGCTTTACTTCAGCATGACGTATCTGTCCCTGCGGCTCGGTGTGTCGGCGGGCAGCGTGGCGCTGATCACGTCGCTGCAACCGATTCTTGTCGCGTTGGCAGTGCCGCATCTGGTCGGCGAGCGCGTCAGCGGCATGAACTGGCTCGGGCTCGGACTGGGACTGGCGGGGGCGGCGCTCGTCATCGTGGCCCGCTCGGCGGTGGAGGCGACCTCGGCGCTGGGGTTGCTGCTCACGTTCGTGGCGCTTGGGGCGATCACGTGCGGCACGCTGTACGAGAAGCGCTTTGGGCTGGGCCAGCATCCAATTACGTCGAATCTGGTGCAGTACGCCGTGGGTTTTGCGGCGACGCTGCCGCTCGCATGGTGGCTCGAACCGATGCACGTCGACTGGACGTGGCAACTCGGGCTCACGCTGGTCTATCTGGTGATCGGCAATTCCATCGTGGCGATCTCGCTATTGCTGGCGATGATCCGGCGCGGGGAAGCGTCGCGCGTGTCGGCGCTATTCTTCCTCGTACCGCCCGCAGCGGCCCTCGCCGCGTGGTTGATGGTCGGGGAGCACATGCCCCCGCTGGCGTGGGGTGGGATGGCGCTGGCGGCCATCGGTGTGGCGATGGCCACGCGCCGCAAGGGCGCATGA
- the purD gene encoding phosphoribosylamine--glycine ligase, with translation MKILVVGSGGREHALAWKLAQSPRIQLVYVAPGNGGTALDERLRNVPISDPNVLAEFAAREGIALTVVGPETPLAAGIVNIFRARGLKIFGPTKEAAQLESSKDFAKAFMKRHGIPTADYETFADAAAAHAYIDAKGAPIVIKADGLAAGKGVVVAMSLEEAHNAVDMMLADNKLGDAGARVVIEEFLQGEEASFIVMVDGKNVLPLATSQDHKRLLDNDQGPNTGGMGAYSPAPIVTPQIHARVMREIIMPTVRGMETDGIRFTGFLYAGLMIDADGNVKTLEFNCRMGDPETQPIMARLKGDFSVVVEHAIAGTLDKIELDWDRRYALGVVLAAHGYPDTPRKGDRISEIPAETDECVTFHAGTQLDNDVLQVTGGRVLCVVGLSDTVRGAQSVAYQTVNQINFDGMQYRHDIGNRALARKPE, from the coding sequence ATGAAAATTCTGGTTGTGGGCTCGGGTGGCCGCGAACACGCGCTGGCCTGGAAGCTTGCCCAATCGCCGCGTATCCAATTGGTCTATGTCGCGCCGGGCAACGGCGGCACGGCGCTCGATGAGCGCCTGCGCAACGTGCCGATCAGCGACCCGAACGTGCTCGCCGAATTCGCCGCACGCGAAGGCATTGCGCTCACCGTGGTGGGTCCGGAAACGCCGCTCGCCGCCGGCATCGTCAATATCTTCCGCGCCCGTGGCCTGAAGATCTTCGGCCCGACGAAGGAAGCCGCGCAACTCGAATCGTCGAAGGACTTCGCCAAGGCGTTCATGAAGCGCCACGGCATTCCCACGGCCGATTACGAGACCTTCGCCGACGCGGCTGCCGCACACGCCTACATCGACGCCAAGGGCGCACCGATCGTCATCAAGGCCGATGGCCTGGCCGCCGGCAAGGGCGTGGTCGTGGCGATGTCGCTCGAAGAAGCGCACAACGCTGTGGACATGATGCTCGCGGACAACAAGCTCGGCGACGCCGGGGCGCGCGTGGTGATCGAGGAGTTCCTCCAGGGCGAGGAAGCCAGCTTCATCGTGATGGTCGACGGCAAGAACGTGCTGCCGCTGGCCACCTCGCAGGATCACAAGCGCCTGCTGGACAACGATCAGGGTCCGAACACCGGCGGCATGGGCGCTTACTCGCCCGCGCCGATCGTCACGCCGCAGATCCATGCACGTGTCATGCGCGAAATCATCATGCCGACCGTGCGCGGCATGGAGACCGACGGCATTCGCTTCACCGGCTTCCTGTATGCCGGCCTGATGATCGATGCAGACGGCAACGTCAAGACGCTCGAATTCAACTGCCGCATGGGCGACCCCGAAACGCAGCCGATCATGGCGCGACTCAAGGGCGACTTCTCGGTGGTGGTCGAGCATGCGATCGCGGGCACGCTCGACAAGATCGAACTCGACTGGGACCGTCGTTATGCGCTGGGCGTGGTGCTCGCCGCCCACGGCTACCCGGACACGCCGCGCAAGGGCGATCGCATCTCGGAGATTCCGGCGGAGACCGACGAGTGCGTGACGTTCCATGCGGGCACCCAGCTCGATAACGACGTGCTGCAGGTCACCGGCGGACGCGTGCTGTGCGTGGTTGGTCTGTCGGATACGGTGCGTGGCGCGCAAAGCGTGGCGTATCAGACCGTCAACCAGATCAATTTCGACGGCATGCAGTATCGCCACGACATCGGTAACCGCGCCCTGGCGCGCAAGCCGGAATGA